In the Ilumatobacteraceae bacterium genome, one interval contains:
- a CDS encoding mycothione reductase — translation MTHIDATTEQYDLIIIGSGSGNSIPEYLSDRKIAIVERGTFGGTCLNVGCIPSKMFVLPADKAVEAADGAKLGIDTQFNGADWPAIRDRIFGRIDAIAEGGRRYRDTGSENVTLIQGTARFIGDKVFDVEGRTISAPNVLVAAGSRPVIPQIPGLVETGFHTSDSIMRLDELPARLGIIGGGYIAVEMGHVFSALGSSVTLINRSPRLLTAQDDDISERFTEVFGERVDLRLGHVPTKVERRGGAIVIHNDGVDIEVDELLVATGREPNSDLLDVEAGGLECRHHGTVLVDEYLRAGVEGVWAIGDIANEFQLKHVANHEAATAFWNIAHPGDQRKVNHRAVPAAVFSNPQVASVGLTERAAVAAGHDFVVGRRDYAGTAYGWALVDETSFAKVLVDTDSGLIIGAHILGPQAATLIQPLIQAMQFGQTAAAIAEEPYWIHPALTEVVENALLEAIEQL, via the coding sequence GTGACCCACATCGACGCCACGACGGAGCAGTACGACCTCATCATCATCGGAAGCGGTTCGGGGAACTCGATCCCCGAGTACCTCTCCGACCGCAAGATCGCGATCGTCGAGCGCGGCACGTTCGGCGGCACCTGCCTCAACGTCGGGTGCATCCCGTCCAAGATGTTCGTGCTCCCGGCCGACAAGGCGGTGGAGGCCGCCGACGGGGCGAAGCTCGGCATCGACACCCAGTTCAACGGTGCCGACTGGCCGGCGATCCGCGACCGGATCTTCGGCCGGATCGATGCAATCGCCGAGGGGGGCCGGCGCTACCGCGACACCGGGTCCGAGAACGTGACGCTGATCCAGGGCACGGCCCGGTTCATCGGCGACAAGGTGTTCGACGTCGAGGGCCGGACGATCAGCGCCCCCAACGTGCTGGTTGCGGCCGGCTCCCGCCCGGTGATCCCCCAGATCCCCGGTCTGGTCGAGACCGGCTTCCACACGTCGGACTCGATCATGCGTCTCGACGAACTGCCCGCACGACTGGGCATCATCGGCGGCGGCTACATCGCGGTGGAGATGGGCCACGTGTTCTCGGCGCTGGGTTCGAGCGTCACGTTGATCAACCGTTCACCGCGGCTGCTGACCGCACAGGACGACGACATCTCCGAACGGTTCACCGAGGTGTTCGGCGAGCGTGTCGATCTGCGACTCGGTCACGTGCCGACGAAGGTCGAGCGTCGCGGCGGCGCGATCGTGATCCACAACGACGGCGTCGACATCGAGGTCGACGAGTTGCTCGTCGCCACCGGACGGGAGCCCAACAGCGACCTCCTCGATGTGGAGGCCGGCGGTCTCGAGTGCCGCCATCACGGCACCGTCCTCGTCGACGAGTACCTGCGAGCAGGCGTCGAGGGCGTCTGGGCGATCGGCGACATCGCCAACGAGTTCCAGCTCAAGCACGTCGCGAACCACGAGGCCGCGACGGCGTTCTGGAACATCGCTCACCCCGGCGACCAGCGCAAGGTCAACCATCGTGCGGTGCCGGCTGCGGTGTTCAGCAACCCGCAGGTGGCCTCGGTCGGACTGACCGAGCGGGCCGCGGTCGCCGCCGGGCACGACTTCGTCGTCGGGCGTCGCGACTACGCGGGCACGGCGTACGGCTGGGCGCTGGTCGACGAGACGTCGTTCGCCAAGGTGCTCGTCGACACCGACTCCGGGCTGATCATCGGTGCGCACATCCTGGGACCACAGGCCGCGACCCTGATCCAACCGCTGATACAGGCCATGCAGTTCGGCCAAACGGCCGCGGCGATCGCGGAAGAGCCGTACTGGATCCATCCGGCACTCACCGAAGTCGTCGAGAACGCGCTGCTCGAGGCCATCGAGCAGCTCTGA
- a CDS encoding alcohol dehydrogenase catalytic domain-containing protein has protein sequence MPTTVRAAVCREFDSPLLIEELTLADPGPGEVLVRVDAVAICHSDVSYADGEWGGELPAVWGHEAAGEIIGVGPGVGFETGERVVVTLIRSCGECPRCQRGAEVACGETFALDTVTPLSDRDGAPIAHGMRTAAFADHVVVHASQIVPIDGEVAAASASLLACGVITGVGAVLNTAAVVPGSTVVVLGCGGVGLNVVQGAAIAKAATVIASDLQSAKLDLAIHLGATHAVDPSSEDLAAVVAELTDGQMADYVFIATGAPAALASAEHLVGTMGAIVVVGMPATGVAGHFDPGALAARNQRILGSKMGTSVIARDIPELVAKYHDGRLELDGLVSRTFPLEDINDAMDEVRSGAALRNVIVFDHEGA, from the coding sequence ATGCCCACGACCGTCCGAGCCGCCGTGTGTCGCGAGTTCGACTCGCCGCTCCTCATCGAGGAGCTCACCCTGGCGGATCCCGGACCCGGCGAAGTCCTCGTTCGCGTCGATGCCGTCGCCATCTGTCACAGCGACGTCTCGTACGCCGACGGCGAGTGGGGCGGCGAGCTGCCGGCCGTGTGGGGCCACGAGGCCGCCGGTGAGATCATCGGCGTCGGCCCTGGCGTCGGTTTCGAGACCGGGGAACGTGTCGTCGTGACGCTCATCCGATCGTGTGGCGAATGCCCCCGCTGCCAGCGCGGCGCCGAGGTCGCGTGCGGTGAGACGTTCGCGCTCGACACCGTGACGCCGCTCAGTGATCGAGACGGTGCACCGATCGCGCACGGCATGCGCACGGCCGCGTTCGCCGATCACGTGGTCGTGCACGCGTCACAGATCGTCCCGATCGACGGCGAGGTCGCCGCGGCATCGGCGTCACTCCTCGCGTGCGGGGTCATCACCGGCGTCGGCGCCGTGCTCAACACGGCAGCGGTCGTCCCGGGCTCGACCGTGGTCGTACTCGGGTGCGGCGGCGTCGGCCTCAACGTCGTACAGGGCGCTGCGATCGCCAAAGCAGCAACCGTGATCGCCTCCGATCTCCAATCCGCCAAGCTCGATCTCGCGATTCATCTCGGGGCGACGCACGCCGTCGACCCGTCGTCCGAGGATCTGGCAGCGGTCGTGGCCGAGCTGACCGACGGCCAGATGGCCGACTACGTCTTCATCGCCACCGGGGCGCCGGCGGCACTCGCGAGCGCGGAGCACCTGGTCGGCACGATGGGAGCCATCGTGGTGGTCGGCATGCCGGCCACCGGCGTGGCGGGCCATTTCGACCCCGGTGCGCTCGCCGCCCGCAACCAGCGCATCCTCGGCAGCAAGATGGGCACGTCGGTCATCGCCCGCGACATCCCTGAGCTCGTCGCCAAGTACCACGACGGACGACTCGAACTCGACGGCCTCGTCAGTCGAACATTCCCGCTCGAGGACATCAACGACGCGATGGACGAAGTGCGCTCCGGCGCTGCGCTCCGCAACGTGATCGTGTTCGATCACGAAGGAGCGTGA
- a CDS encoding mandelate racemase/muconate lactonizing enzyme family protein — protein MRIDAVETFVVGNPPPSFGGQYFVFVKLTTDDGIVGYGEAYGATFRPQVVAAAIEDLADHFLVGEDPHHIERFWRRAYSRGFTQRPDVTLSGCVSALEMACWDIIGKAADRPVYELLGGRVHESLRSYTYLYPRPDDTADVYADATAAAARAVDEVERGFDAVKFDPSGPYTAMGGHQPRLVDVERTVAFVREIRAAVGNRADLLVGTHGQFTAGGALRIAREIAPYDPLWFEEPVPPDDVGAMAQVAAQSSVPIATGERLTTKYEFARVLEARAASIIQLNLGRAGGLLEGKKIAALAEAFGAQIAPHCYNGPIGLAANMQLATCSPNFLIIESIMDNSGFHADLLTSPIQWEAGRLIPSTAPGIGVELDESFARAHPYTGDRTHLSMWNDPIDTAGDVVR, from the coding sequence ATGCGGATCGACGCCGTCGAGACCTTCGTGGTCGGCAACCCACCACCGTCGTTCGGCGGGCAGTACTTCGTGTTCGTCAAGCTGACCACCGACGATGGCATCGTCGGGTACGGCGAGGCGTACGGCGCCACGTTCCGACCCCAGGTGGTCGCGGCTGCGATCGAGGATCTCGCCGACCACTTCCTGGTCGGCGAGGACCCGCACCACATCGAACGGTTCTGGCGGCGCGCCTACAGCCGCGGTTTCACCCAACGTCCCGACGTGACCCTGTCGGGGTGCGTGAGCGCGTTGGAGATGGCGTGCTGGGACATCATCGGCAAGGCAGCCGATCGCCCGGTGTACGAGCTGTTGGGCGGCCGTGTGCACGAGTCGCTCCGGTCGTACACCTATCTGTATCCCCGGCCCGACGACACGGCGGACGTCTACGCCGACGCCACCGCTGCCGCCGCCCGCGCGGTCGACGAAGTCGAGCGCGGCTTCGACGCCGTCAAGTTCGACCCGTCGGGCCCATACACCGCGATGGGTGGCCATCAGCCGCGACTGGTCGACGTCGAGCGCACGGTGGCGTTCGTCCGTGAGATCCGAGCGGCCGTCGGGAACCGCGCCGACCTGTTGGTCGGCACCCACGGACAGTTCACCGCCGGTGGCGCTCTCCGGATCGCTCGCGAGATCGCTCCGTACGACCCGCTGTGGTTCGAAGAGCCGGTACCGCCCGACGACGTGGGGGCCATGGCCCAGGTCGCCGCCCAGAGTTCGGTGCCGATCGCGACCGGGGAGCGGCTCACGACGAAATACGAGTTCGCCCGCGTGCTCGAAGCTCGCGCGGCTTCGATCATCCAGCTCAACCTCGGTCGTGCCGGCGGGTTGCTGGAGGGCAAGAAGATCGCCGCCCTCGCCGAAGCCTTCGGCGCCCAGATCGCTCCGCACTGTTACAACGGACCGATCGGACTCGCCGCCAACATGCAGTTGGCGACGTGCTCGCCGAACTTCTTGATCATCGAATCGATCATGGACAACAGCGGCTTCCATGCCGACCTGCTGACGTCGCCGATCCAGTGGGAGGCCGGACGCCTCATCCCGTCGACGGCGCCAGGCATCGGCGTCGAACTCGACGAGTCGTTCGCCCGCGCTCACCCGTACACCGGCGATCGCACGCACTTGAGCATGTGGAACGACCCGATCGACACCGCCGGCGACGTCGTTCGCTGA
- a CDS encoding VOC family protein, protein MVTLGVVDLDRSTAFYESLGWRRSSASQETVTFFRMQGSALGLFQRAALAEDAGVDPEGTGFRGVTVSLNCADRDEVDAVFGEWVAAGAVPVKPPEPVFWGGYSSYVADPDGHLWEIAHNPYAPNDADGLMPLPD, encoded by the coding sequence ATGGTGACGTTGGGCGTCGTCGACCTCGACCGGTCGACGGCGTTCTACGAATCGCTCGGTTGGCGTCGCTCGTCGGCATCGCAGGAGACGGTGACGTTCTTCCGCATGCAGGGCAGCGCGTTGGGTCTCTTCCAGCGCGCCGCCCTGGCGGAGGATGCCGGTGTCGATCCGGAGGGCACCGGTTTCCGCGGCGTCACGGTGAGCCTCAATTGCGCCGACCGCGACGAGGTCGATGCGGTGTTCGGCGAATGGGTCGCCGCCGGCGCCGTTCCGGTCAAACCTCCCGAGCCGGTGTTCTGGGGCGGCTACTCGTCGTACGTCGCCGACCCCGACGGCCACCTGTGGGAGATCGCGCACAATCCGTACGCACCCAACGACGCCGACGGGCTCATGCCGCTGCCCGACTGA
- the recA gene encoding recombinase RecA, giving the protein MPNDREKSLDMALAQIDKQFGKGSIMKMGDKTTMGIEAISTGALPLDLALGVGGLPRGRVTEIYGPESSGKSTLAMHVVAEAQRNGGVCAYIDAEHAMDPVYAKAIGVDIDQLLISQPDTGEQALEIVDMLVRSGAIDVVVIDSVAALTPRAEIEGDMGDSHVGLQARLMSQALRKLTGNLSKTKTIAIFINQLREKIGVMFGSPETTPGGRALKFYSSVRLDIRRIESLKDGAEVVGNRTRVKVVKNKVSPPFRQAEFDIMYGKGISREGALLDMSVDLGVVNKSGAWFTYEGEQLGQGRENSKNFLTENPEVMMEISDKVMIACGLKVDPNAPVEGDAEAFSEADDEPISLD; this is encoded by the coding sequence ATGCCCAACGACCGCGAAAAGTCACTCGACATGGCACTCGCCCAGATCGACAAGCAGTTCGGCAAGGGCTCCATCATGAAGATGGGCGACAAGACCACGATGGGCATCGAGGCCATCTCGACCGGCGCGCTGCCGCTCGACCTCGCCCTCGGCGTCGGTGGGTTGCCCCGTGGACGCGTGACCGAGATCTACGGCCCGGAGTCGTCGGGTAAGTCCACGCTGGCCATGCACGTGGTCGCCGAGGCCCAGCGCAACGGTGGCGTGTGCGCCTACATCGACGCCGAGCACGCGATGGACCCGGTGTACGCCAAGGCGATCGGGGTCGACATCGACCAGTTGCTCATCAGCCAGCCCGACACCGGCGAGCAGGCGCTCGAGATCGTCGACATGTTGGTGCGCTCGGGTGCGATCGACGTCGTCGTGATCGACTCCGTGGCGGCATTGACGCCGCGAGCCGAGATCGAGGGCGACATGGGCGACAGCCACGTCGGTCTGCAGGCCCGCCTGATGAGCCAGGCGCTGCGCAAGCTCACCGGCAACCTGAGCAAGACCAAGACCATCGCGATCTTCATCAACCAGCTGCGCGAGAAGATCGGCGTGATGTTCGGCTCGCCCGAGACCACCCCCGGTGGTCGTGCGCTGAAGTTCTACTCGTCGGTCCGGCTCGACATCCGCCGCATCGAGTCGCTCAAAGACGGTGCCGAGGTGGTCGGCAACCGGACCAGGGTCAAGGTCGTCAAGAACAAGGTGTCGCCGCCGTTCCGCCAGGCCGAGTTCGACATCATGTACGGCAAGGGCATCAGCCGCGAGGGTGCGCTGCTCGACATGTCGGTCGACCTGGGTGTCGTCAACAAGTCGGGGGCATGGTTCACGTACGAGGGCGAACAGCTCGGGCAGGGCCGCGAGAACTCCAAGAACTTCCTCACCGAGAACCCCGAGGTGATGATGGAGATCAGCGACAAGGTGATGATCGCCTGCGGTCTGAAGGTCGACCCGAACGCTCCGGTCGAGGGCGACGCCGAGGCCTTCAGCGAGGCCGACGACGAGCCGATCAGCCTCGACTGA
- a CDS encoding EAL domain-containing protein, translating into MLQLRRSRARLVVASVSALFLVVYFALDGLAAEVVWDIAVFTQLVVAFGVISGFRRQRRAWLAILGAQCCFLAGDVGFALLEYVVRSDAYPSVADALYLAGYPLLAAGLIPIARTRRGRRDVGGLIDASIVTIASAAVLWVFIMDPTVGDSSTSVIARVVAVAYTAGDVLALGVLALMLTRRTGNERPFWYITAGVAAMFVGDVAFSFMALQDSYQLGGPIDALWYLNYTCFVLAVMHPGCEHLGDGATGGHTRLTPSRLASLAVAALAAPTVLIIRIESASTSQASVLLAGTLVMFVLVIVRLQLIAHDLDDSRRQLSYDASHDALTGLANRTLLADRAGELLARPGTTGTTAVLCLDLDDFKPVNDLLGHSTGDELLRVIARRLTDLAGERDVVARLGGDEFAILLADTDTDGAVAVAQAAIEAVRHSADIGGPVEVYPNVSIGITIGRTGDPVEDLLRDADIAMYSAKRRGKGQWALFEPNIAQHAMDWLELRADLTEALADGQLFVEFQPVVRLDDRRVVGAEALVRWQHPTLGLVRPDRFIPVAEDSGLIVPIGAWVLEQACRAAQSWSTDASGLDISVNVSPNQFLDSSFVDTVRSTLDATGLAPGRLVLEITETTQLADEAAAIGMLRALRSLGVRIALDDMGAGFASLRYLRSLPIDIVKLDRSFMTNLDDDSGLLSGLIGLLRSLDLSVIVEGVELEIHERTARELGALYAQGFRYSTSIDSEAFRRFIDAPARSAS; encoded by the coding sequence GTGCTCCAGCTCCGCCGTTCCCGCGCACGATTGGTCGTCGCATCGGTTTCCGCCCTCTTCCTCGTCGTCTACTTCGCACTCGACGGGCTCGCGGCGGAAGTCGTCTGGGACATCGCGGTCTTCACCCAACTCGTCGTGGCGTTCGGGGTCATCAGCGGCTTCCGGCGGCAACGCCGGGCCTGGTTGGCGATCCTCGGCGCGCAGTGCTGCTTCCTCGCCGGAGACGTCGGGTTCGCGCTCCTCGAATACGTGGTGAGGAGCGACGCGTACCCGAGCGTCGCCGATGCGCTGTACCTCGCCGGCTACCCGCTCCTCGCGGCAGGCCTCATCCCGATCGCCCGCACGCGACGCGGACGGCGCGATGTCGGCGGATTGATCGATGCGTCGATCGTGACGATCGCGAGTGCGGCGGTCCTCTGGGTGTTCATCATGGATCCGACCGTCGGCGACTCGTCCACGTCGGTCATCGCTCGCGTCGTGGCAGTCGCCTACACCGCCGGCGACGTGCTGGCGCTCGGTGTCCTCGCGCTGATGCTGACCCGCCGGACCGGCAACGAACGGCCGTTCTGGTACATCACCGCCGGCGTCGCCGCCATGTTCGTCGGGGACGTCGCCTTCTCGTTCATGGCCCTGCAGGACAGCTACCAACTCGGTGGCCCGATCGACGCGCTCTGGTATCTGAACTACACCTGCTTCGTCCTCGCCGTGATGCACCCCGGGTGCGAACATCTCGGCGACGGAGCCACCGGAGGCCACACGCGCCTCACCCCGTCACGCCTCGCCTCGTTGGCGGTCGCAGCGCTCGCAGCACCGACGGTGCTGATCATCCGGATCGAATCGGCCTCGACCTCCCAGGCATCGGTGCTGCTGGCAGGCACGTTGGTCATGTTCGTGCTCGTGATCGTGCGCCTCCAACTGATCGCGCACGACCTCGACGACAGCCGACGACAACTGTCGTACGACGCGTCCCACGACGCACTGACCGGGCTCGCCAACCGGACCTTGCTCGCCGACCGCGCCGGCGAGTTGCTCGCTCGCCCGGGCACGACCGGCACGACGGCGGTCCTGTGCCTCGACCTCGACGACTTCAAACCGGTCAACGACCTCCTCGGACACTCCACCGGGGACGAACTGCTGAGAGTGATCGCCAGGAGGTTGACGGATCTCGCCGGAGAGCGCGACGTCGTCGCTCGTCTGGGTGGCGACGAGTTCGCGATCCTGCTCGCCGACACCGACACCGATGGTGCCGTCGCCGTGGCACAGGCGGCCATCGAGGCGGTCCGGCACTCGGCCGACATCGGTGGACCGGTCGAGGTCTATCCCAATGTCTCGATCGGGATCACCATCGGCCGAACGGGTGATCCCGTCGAGGATCTCCTCCGCGACGCCGACATCGCGATGTACAGCGCCAAGCGGCGGGGCAAGGGCCAGTGGGCGCTCTTCGAACCGAACATCGCACAGCACGCGATGGATTGGCTCGAACTCCGCGCCGACCTGACCGAGGCACTCGCCGACGGCCAGTTGTTCGTCGAGTTCCAACCCGTCGTTCGACTCGACGACCGACGCGTCGTCGGCGCCGAAGCCCTGGTCCGATGGCAGCACCCGACCCTCGGACTGGTCCGCCCCGATCGGTTCATCCCCGTCGCGGAGGATTCGGGGCTCATCGTGCCGATCGGAGCCTGGGTGCTCGAACAGGCATGTCGCGCCGCCCAGTCGTGGAGCACCGACGCATCCGGCCTCGACATCTCGGTGAACGTCAGCCCGAATCAGTTCCTGGACTCGTCCTTCGTCGACACCGTCCGGTCCACCCTCGACGCCACCGGGCTCGCGCCGGGCCGGCTCGTCCTCGAGATCACCGAGACGACCCAGCTCGCCGACGAGGCTGCAGCGATCGGCATGCTGCGGGCGCTGCGCTCGCTCGGAGTCAGGATCGCGCTCGACGACATGGGGGCGGGGTTCGCGTCGTTGCGCTACCTTCGCTCGTTGCCGATCGACATCGTCAAACTCGACCGCTCGTTCATGACCAATCTGGACGATGACAGCGGCCTGCTCTCGGGTCTGATCGGGCTGCTCCGCTCACTCGACCTCAGCGTCATCGTCGAAGGTGTCGAACTCGAGATCCACGAGCGCACCGCTCGTGAGCTCGGAGCGCTCTACGCCCAGGGCTTCCGCTACTCGACGTCGATCGACAGCGAAGCCTTCCGCCGGTTCATCGACGCGCCGGCGCGCAGCGCCAGCTGA